In the genome of Lathyrus oleraceus cultivar Zhongwan6 chromosome 4, CAAS_Psat_ZW6_1.0, whole genome shotgun sequence, the window GTGCAAGCCAACTGAAGTCACTGAAGACCAAGTCAAGCTGAGGCTGTTTGGTTTTTCGCTAATTGGAAGAGCCAAATATTGGttgctttgattgctttgcctTCCAAATTGAACTATACAAACATGGAAAGAGATGGAGGACAAATTCTTGGAGAGATTCTTCACCACCACTCAGTTTGTTGAGCGAAGAGCTGAAATTACAAATTTTGAGCAGCAGGAAACTGAGTCGATGTATGACTCATGAGAAAGGTTTAAACTTTTATTAAGCAGGTGCCCAAATCATAACATGAATAACATGGAGCAAATGCATAATTTCCTCAAAGGTCTCAATAGTCAAACACACATGCTTTTAGATGCTTTCACGGGAGGCATGATCAAAACAATGACTGAACCACAAGTTAAAGGCCTAATTGAAAAGATGTGCTTGAATGAATATCGTTCGAAGAGTGAAATTCTAGTAAAATTGAAAATGTAGGCACGCCAAAAGGTATGTTATCTATTGATACTCATACTTCACTTTTGGCTCAAATTGAATTATTGAATAAAAATCTAGCTGAAAGCAGCTTGAGTAAAGCTAACGTAAGTCAGGTATAAACACTGAGGTGTGATTTCTATGGAGAGGGACATTCAAATGGAAGATGCTCTTTGGAAGGATAGTATGAAGAATCTCAATTTGAAAATTTTCAGAAAAATAATCCTTATTATAACACCTACAATCCAGGATGGAAGGATCACCCAAATTTCAGATGGAGCAACAATCAGAATACAAGTGCTAGTGAGGATATTCAGTAAAATCAACAAGCTTCGATCCAAAGGAAATCCTCACAACTAGAACCCTACAAAAATTCATCCAGACCACTCAAAGTAATTTTGAATAGGTAAATAAATAGTATGATACAATGAGTAAGAACCATGATACATCTATAAAAAAAATTGGAGATGCAACTTGGTCAGATATCTCGACAAATAGGTGTTTTACCTAGTTCTAGTGGAGGATTTAGAGGTAACATTATGGATAATCCTAAAAGGGAGACTTGCAAGGCTTTGGAAACAGGTTTTTAGGTAATCACCAACAGGGGTGAGGATGAAATAGTGGAAGAGGACTTTATTGAAGAGTAAGAAGTAGGGACTGAGAAATAGGAAAGTAAAAATCAGAGTGACCAAGCTGAGAAGGGAGTCACCATTGAATAATTAATAGACAAAAACTTTCCTTGGAGAATGACTAAGAAGCAGATTCTTAATGACCCTAATCTAGAACTACCCGATTACATAAAACCACCATATCCAATAGTTAAAAGAAACCATTACAGGAAGGTGAGGCAGGGTTGTTCGCCAGGTTTAAAGAGATGTTAACTGAGCTTCAGGTAAGTATTTCTTTTCATGAATTTTTAGAGTTAATGCCCAAGTTTTCTAAATTTATGAAGGCATTTTTGAATGGTACAAAGCATAAATTGGACAAATAACGGGTAAACGTGACTGGGAAATGCGATGCGGAATACCCAAAACAATGCCACCAAAGCCGAAAGATCCACGTAAGTTTACCATCTATTGCATGATTGGTGGGGTAAAGATCCCACATGTTCTATGTGATTTAGAATCAAGTATAAATGTAATGCCCCTTAATAAGGCTAAAGAATTGAATTTGGGAAAGATTATATCGAGTAATATGACTCTTACCTTGGCCGATTTATCTGTTACTTACCTTCATGGTATCTTACAAGACGTGTTGGTACATGTTGATGGTCTAGTTTTTCCTGTAAATTTTGTGGTAGTCGACATGAAGGGAGAAATAAGTGGTTTAGTTATTCTCAGACACCCATTTTTGACAACTAGGAAAGCATTAATAGATGTGGAAACCGGTGATCTTAGATTTAAGTTCAACAAGAAAAAAGTGGTGTTTAATGTGTATGATTGGACACCATATGTAGATGATACGGAAACATGCTACCAGATGAAAGAAAAAGGTGGCAAGGTTGACAAAGGAAAGAAGAAAGGTAAACTATTCGGTGTGAGGGACTCCCTTGCACCTGACGTGCCTTAGACATGGAACGTCAAGCTAATGATGGTAAATAAGCGTTGGATGGGAGGCAACCCATTAATAAGTAATTGTttaagtttttttattttaattttgtgTATGAAGACATGTATACTTTGTGTGTTTTGTTGGGAAAAAAAGAGCGGGTGAAAGAGAAGAAGGAAAGTAAACAGAAGAGAAGAGGAAAGGGAGAAAGTCCCTTAAAAAAATCACGCAGGCCCTCGCACGTGTGATAGGTCTATATCGTGCGCATGATGGTTATATAatgaacggtcagcggaaccaccgtccaCTGACCGtgcagcggacccccggctaactctgcgtagtgtgatcgatcgtcaagatttaatttgattttaattaattaaaggaattaataataataataataataataataataataataaagtgtttattattgtcttgtggtgatcggttatggccttagttttcctttattctgctttgggttttaaaatacgacatgcgtgtcgtgcctctcttaatctcccaaatgtaacttcttttctcatctcactccgtcgtatgtaaaacgagtttctttatgtaatgtaatgttatgaagaaagcaaagaagtcagtgccaaacttaactaaacaaattataataagattatatatatgtttagaagcaagagttgggaatgatccatatgatggattgaaataaggagttattcacctaactgaaattttcgagagttgtatgagatacaattggaaggagttcctacctaaataacctagttttgtgtaatccgcctacgcggacttagaacgaagtgaaatatggatctcgacccactagaaaatcttccaacgggattttccgaatcaaatgatgagggccatttgttttgagtaaaatagtggaagcatatttaattaaaggcctaattaaatatgtcaatgatacttatattttcattaatccttgtgtagattaccatgacaacaaacacctctaacaacatattacgatcaatccttgacaaggaaaaattgtctgggacaaattttcttgattggtaccgaaacctgaggattgtcctcaaacatgataaagggaaaggcaaggaagttgccaaacccaaacccactattgctgctttgaagcctagtggaagcatagaaaaagaaggcacctgcttccattgcggtaagaccgcacactggaagaggaactgcccaaagtacctggaagataggaagaatggagtagagactcgaacttcaggtatttttgttattgaaataaatttatctacttctgcatcatgggtattagatactggatgcggttctcacatttgtacaaatgtgcatggactaaaaagaagtagagatttggcaaaaggtgaagtcgacctacgagttggtaatggagcaaaggttgctgccttagccgtaggaacttatgaattgactttacctagtggtttaataatttagttagagaactgttattatgtacctgcaattagcaggaatattatttccgtttcttgtttggacaagtccggtttttcattcataataaagaataattgttgctcaatttatttgaatgatatattctatgctactgcacaaatgaacaatggactatatgtccttgatcttgaaatgcctatttataacattaatactaaaaggatgaaacctaatgagttaaatccaacttacctttggcattgtcgattaggccacataaatgagaagcgcatttccaaactccataaagatggactcttggactcttttgattatgaatcatatgagacatgcagatcttgtttaatttgaaagatgacaaagtctccattcacaggaaaaggtgaaagagctagTGATCTTTTGGCactcatacatactgatgtatgtggaccactgaacataccagccaaaggaggttttcaatacttcatcacatttactgatgatttcagtagatatggttatgtgtatttaatgaaacacaaatcagagtcctttgaaaagttcaaagaattcaagaatgaagtacaaaaccaactaggtaagaatattaaaactcttcgattagatcgaggtggtgagtatttaagcctagagtttaatgaccatctgaaagagtgtgggatcctatcccaactcactcctcctggaacaccccaatggaatggtgtatctgagagaagaaatcgaaccctgttagacatggtccgatccatgatgagtcacgccgatcttccaaactccttttggggacttgcgctattgacagcagcttacacacttaaccgtgttccatccaaaaaggttgagaagacaccatatgagatatggagtggtgagaaaccacatatgtcttacatgaagatttggggttgcgaagtttatgtgaaacgacaaatttcaactaagcttgagcccaaatctgacaaatgcttatttgtggggtatcctaaagaaacaagagggtattacttctacaatccttctgagggcaaagtgtttgtcgctcgaactggagttttcctagaaaaggattttatttccaaaggaaccagtgggaggaaagtagagcttgaagaaattcaagaatcacaaagcatcaatacacctatggaggaattagagcaggaaacacaagtggttgtgggAGAGCAAtctgctcaagtagaacaagaccagcgtaggtcaagcaggatacgtcacctacctgagagatatggatatctcataacagatcaaggtgatgtattactcatggatcaagatgagcctgtgacctaccaagaggccataactggtctcgagtctgagaagtggctagaagccatgaaatatgaaatggattccatgtacacaaaccaagtttggaccttggtagagcctcctgtaggagttaatcctataggatgcaagtgggtcttcaaaaagaagactgacatggatggtaaagtacatacctataaggcaagactggtcgcaaaaggatataaacaaattcatggggttgactatgatgaaaccttttcaccagttgcaatgcttaaatctgtttggattttacttgctatcgttgcatatcatgattatgaaatatggcagatggatgtcaaaactgctttccttaatgggaatcttcttgaggatgtgtacatgacacagcctgaaggatttgacataccagaagaagcccaaaagatatgtaagctacaaagatcaatctatggattgaagcaagcttccagaagttgaaatcttcgttttgatgaaacggtaaaacaatatggattcatcaagaacggagatgagccttgtgtctacaagaaggttagtgggagcatgatcgtgttcctggtgttatatgtagatgacatattactcattggaaacgatgtccctaccctgcaacaagtaaagtcttggttggggaaatgcttttctatgaaggacctaggtgaagcaacctatatattaggaataagaatctatagagatagatcacgaaaactgcttggcctaagtcagagtacatacatagacaaagtgctgagacgctttaatatgcatgattccaagaaaggattcatacctatgcaacatggcctgtgtttatcaaaaacacaatccccttcaactaaggaagaaagggaacgcatgaataagattccatatccatctgcaataggatctatcatgtatgccatgttatgtactcgaccagatgtcttgtatgctttaagtgcaacgagtaggtaccaatctgatcctggtgatgcccattgggtagctgttaagaatatccttaagtacttgagaaggactaaggaatcattcttgatatatggaggtcaggaagagttggctgtaattggttacaccgatgctagcttccagacagataaggatgactttagatcgcaatctggttatgtgttttgcttgaacggtggcactgtgagctggaaaagtttaaagcaagatacagttgctgattctacaactgaggccgagtatattgctgcctcaagtgcagcaaaggaagctatttggatcaaaaagttcattagtgaacttggcatagtccctagcattgtggatcccattggtctctattgtgataacaatggtgctatcgcacaagctaaggagcctagatctcaccaatgatccaaacacatacttaggcattatcatctcattcgagagataatagatagaggagatgtgaaaatatgtaaagtacctacacttgacaatattgttgaccaactgacaaagcctcttgcgcagcagaagcatgatggccatactagatcaatgggcataaggggtatgcctgattggctctagtgctagtgggagattgttggtgtaagccctagaggccaatacttttggtacttgtatcgaattatttattaataaaaggctttttctttaatacggttgtttaataaagtccctagaatagttagtccgtttaatgcatcaagtgtgacttgatcatgagaccacattaaacataaggacactattcttaaagtatccgtagtcgagctttattgtgaagtgggataacattaaagcattgagactattatgtttgtagactgatgatcacatctcatggatcatggataaagagttatcaagtcttaaacataggtatgaatattaagagtaatatttataccagattgacccgctatgagaatactatatagaaagttatgcaaagtgtcataagttattctcatggtgataatggtgtatgccactcttcgacctgaaaccactatggaccctagatgtagagtcgagtgctttgttgctgatccaacgttgtccgtaactggataaccataaagacagttgatgggtactccacaaagcatgctgagggacatgagtgtcctagatggaatttgcccatcctgcgtaacaggataaatgtctatgggcccaatattaaactggacaaggatgacacggtttataccttgtgttcaatatagacataagggcaaaagggtaattatacacataatcattatcacaggaggttttatcagatcacgtgacattttcgtgtcttgggtagcagtgatgtgttgctagataccgctcactgtttattatgttaaatgcgtgatttaatataattgccaacgtcgcgaaaacctacagggtcacacacaaaggacggattgatgagaaatagagtaactaaggaacaccgtaaggtacggtgcacttaagtggaagacgaaatatggtaaggtaccaaatacttaagtggttttggcatattatgagatatgggcaaaaatacacttaagtgggctttttagcttgaagcccacacaagtggttctataaatagaaccccttgggtagaagcattgtcactcagacaaacactcaagtgaagacttggaatttcgtttccctctctctctctcactcaaagccttcattcataacagctagcactgcgattgaaggaattcgttcgtgtggactgagtagagacgttgtcatcgttcaacgttcgtgatcgccacaagaggtaacgattctatcactgatcatgcccattcgtaaggatcattaaatggagaaatttttaaattccgctgcgccttggatggcaattctccttcatgaTCCATtgatccattgagtttgatgagacttgaatTCCAAACCATCATGATCTAAGGCCAACAAAAGTTCacaaggtcacacaaatataaaatacaattaaatgaaataaatagcacaaaaagtatttttttaatgaattttaaaatagaaataaaatgaaaaatccataaagtccttcaaaacactaaataaatggtCAAGAAAATTATGGGAGGTCagaaataaaatgagaaacatgtaataaatttttcagaatttaaaaatgcaaaaaagtatttttaaaccaattaaaaccaaggagaaaagagaaaattcatgaaaaatagaaaatcagtgaaataaaatatggaaaataaaaattagatgaagaaaaataaaagataaattcaaaaattattttgcgatatttttgatgaaaaatgaaattattatgaattttaaaaggaaaaacaattaaaaataataaaagaaaaataatttaaattagaaaaaacaaggagcgttggatcacacctcattaattgacgAGGCAGATTCAACACTCCACTTGTTAGGATTCACGATGGAACACGCTGTAAACAACACATAGAATTCAATTCAAATCCAACCAATCAGAATATTTCGTTCCTCCAACGTGTCTGGCCAAACTCAGACAACCTGAGAAAACTCCGGTCGTATTCTCCGGTGAATTCTCACTGGAGCTTCATCATTTGGTAAATCCAaaacacgagaccaccaccattgtgatcctcttctcatcctgaattcaaccttatgctccaaattcatttatctaaattgagcaaagggaatttcagagaagtttcatAAATAAGAAAtccacgaaaaataaaattaaattatgaacatgatcaatca includes:
- the LOC127135858 gene encoding uncharacterized protein LOC127135858 — translated: MPPKPKDPRKFTIYCMIGGVKIPHVLCDLESSINVMPLNKAKELNLGKIISSNMTLTLADLSVTYLHGILQDVLVHVDGLVFPVNFVVVDMKGEISGLVILRHPFLTTRKALIDVETGDLRFKFNKKKVVFNVYDWTPYVDDTETCYQMKEKGGKVDKGKKKGKLFGVRDSLAPDVP